The DNA region TCATACTCTCTTATATTAATGGATTCTACTATGTTTAAACCAGTaatgtttgtgtataaaaaaattgtataggCTGATATGATAGTGATGTGATAATGCATTTTTATCTTTCACATGTTAATATTTCCATATCATCATTATTAAATAACTATCATATCAGTCTGTATAGTTTTTCTATGCACAAATTCTGTGTATGTAATATTACCTATGCTTAAACATGCATTAGTTAGTAATTTTCTGCGCAATTAActtgatttgatgatttttcagTCCAATTTTTGCCAGAGTGAAGTCTTTATTGGGACCAAAATACGATGGCCAGTATTTAAGAAAGCTGGTTCAAGACATACTTGGCCATCGAAGACTGCACGACGCTCTAACCCGAATTGTTATACCAACTTTTGACATCAACCTCCTTCAACCCACCATCTTCTCAAAATTTCTGgtgatttttcatttcaatttatgcttgattatatatatatttttggagctaagtaattcataaatttatatatcaatgcATGCAGGCAGAATCAGATGCTTCTAAAGATGCTTTGCTATCAGATATATGCATTGCTACTTCTGCTGCGCCAACTTATTTTCCGGCTCACCATTTTAAAACGAAAGATTCGCAGGGAAATGACTCACCGTTTCACCTCATTGATGGAGGAGTGGCGGCAAATAATCCTGTAAGCAATTCTGTCGAAGCTCTATTTGCAGAAAATTAAGAGTTAATCTGTTGCTTTAAGTTAACTTTGTTTGATTGTGATTGTGTTTTGAAGACATTGCTGGCCTTGAAGCCAACAGGAACCGTGTTCCCAGGAAATCGAGACGAGGTGCCGGCACAAGCTCTGCAATATGAAAAGTACCTTGTGATATCACTGGGCACCGGAAATTcgaaaatagagagaaaatacGATGCTAAAATGGCTGCAAAATGGGGAATTCTGGGGTGGCTTTTCACAGACGGAAATTCTCCTTTAATTGATTCATTTACCTCTGCAAATGTCGACATGGTTGACCTTCACATGTCCTTGATCTTCAAATCCCTCGAATGTGAACGAAACTACCTTCGGATCCAGGTTTTCTTTATACGTATATAAGTCCTCGTTCAAAAGCtccatttaattaataaaacaataactcaTTAATTCCTTTGTAGGGATAACAATTCAGTTATGTAGCAGTTGAATATCTtaatctttgtctttgtctttgtctttgtcttgtTCGAGGGAAAATATTTTCTCCCCTTTTCCTCGTATAAATTTCCTCACACTTTTCACTTtacaaattatgatttatttgtaataattaacaaattttaagggTAATTCAATATATGAATAGTTaggaaatatataaatgagaagACGAATTAGGAAGAAGATGAGCTAGAGTGAGGATGagttagaaatatatttatcttcttGTCTACCTTATCATCAGCTATGGAGATTTTAGCTATTATCATCTTTATTGGGAAGTCTTCTCCTCATTTAGGGAGGATGGACCGAAGACCCAGTTTCGTAGGTTGAATTGTCACCTTTATTTGTATATGTGTGATAATACATATGTAGtaattaataatcataaatataCAATTAGGATGTCACATTGACCGGGGATACATCGTCAACGGATATAGCGACAGAGAAGAACATGCAGGAGCTGGTAAAGATTGGTGAAAGGCTGTTGAAGAAACCTGTATCCAGGGTGAACCTCGACAGTGGGATTATGGAACCAGTTGAAAATGGAGGCACTAACGAACAAGCTCTCAcaatgtaaatattttatttattaatttaatagagTTTAAATTATTCACATGTAAATTAGTTTTGAAGACACTAAGCTAATAAGCTGTCTGTAATTGCAGGTTCGCAAAAAAATTATCCGAGGAAAGGAAACTACGTAGGCATAGATTACAAAATTAGTCTTTGCATACAAGAATGAGGACCGTCAACACTGTGAACAAGCCATATTGTATGCTTTCTTACATGTTGCCTTTAATAAGATGTATcgaattttataatataaaatcatatatataaataaattatacaaatttatttatataaattgaagttATGCCCATTCAGAGTGATCAAACTGAGTTCTAGATTTACTCATTTTGTAATGCCCATGGTGATCTTTGGCCTAATTCCGCTACccaataatacaaaatttcttaagatatgtttgatttaggtaatattttattattaaaattgaaaaattatcttgaaaatatattatctagaAGAGTACTAAATACTATGCttgataaaatttaacatatataaataattattatgtttaattaaaagtactaaaagaataaatattaaaaaaatattaatatattattttacttaaatgttttgagatataattattttaaaatattttttatgttaattattatattaattaaaaattaagctatttttgtcttaaaatattaataaataaaaaatataattataataaaattaagttattttggtaatctttaaaaatataaaatagatgtGGTAATCATATTACGgagagtttggtttgaaaaatattttattaccaaaatttaaaaattatcttgaaaatatattattttgaaaattattaagtataaattattattatatttaatgaaaattgataaaaattgataagtataaataattattgtgtttggttagaagtaataaaagaatataagtaTATTATTcgatttaaatatctttaattataattattttaaaatatttttatattatttattatattaattaaaaataaaattattttttctctaaaaaaattaaacaataaagatatagttataataaaattaacatcatcttgataattttttattatttaagatacaaaaggtaattaaattat from Mangifera indica cultivar Alphonso unplaced genomic scaffold, CATAS_Mindica_2.1 Un_0060, whole genome shotgun sequence includes:
- the LOC123207122 gene encoding patatin-like protein 1, with translation MEKPSLGDDSNQATMWGDKITVLSIDGGGIRGIIPATILSFLESKLQELDGENARLADYFDVIAGTSTGGLITSMLSAPDEHGRPLYMAKDIVPFYLKHGPKIFPRSLPIFARVKSLLGPKYDGQYLRKLVQDILGHRRLHDALTRIVIPTFDINLLQPTIFSKFLAESDASKDALLSDICIATSAAPTYFPAHHFKTKDSQGNDSPFHLIDGGVAANNPTLLALKPTGTVFPGNRDEVPAQALQYEKYLVISLGTGNSKIERKYDAKMAAKWGILGWLFTDGNSPLIDSFTSANVDMVDLHMSLIFKSLECERNYLRIQDVTLTGDTSSTDIATEKNMQELVKIGERLLKKPVSRVNLDSGIMEPVENGGTNEQALTMFAKKLSEERKLRRHRLQN